The following is a genomic window from Nitrospira sp..
TCAAGGCGGCAAACTGTTCGAAGGGTCGGAGCCGTTGCCACTTGAGTTGCTCCCGCCAGCGGGTAAAGAACTGGCGCGCCCAGCCTTCCCGGCGATACGCCCAGAGTTGCCCGAATTCTTCTTTGAGCAGATAGGCGGTGGCCAGGCGCTTGTTGGCTCGCAGCAGCTTCCGGAGCGAGCGGCGGCCGGCCAGCGTGAGATTGGCGCGGTGGGAGAGCAACGTATAGCGCTGGCCCTTGATGAACGCCCGGTCCTTCTCGGCCACGCGCGTGTACTCGGCGCGGCGGACCTGATCCATTGCATCGGCCAGATGGCGCAGCACGTGGAACTTGTCGAACAGAATCTGGGCCTGGGGAGCGTGAGTGTGCACCGAGTTGCGAAAGGCCTTCCACATGTCCATCACCGCCAGCCGAATCCGGGCCGTCTTCTTGGGGCCCAGTTCGAGAAAGAACCGGTCCAGATCGGCTTCGGTCCGCCCCTGCCCCCCGATCCAGATGGGGCGCCCCCGTTCCAGATCACTGACCACGATGCGATACGTGTGGCCTTTCTTGATCGACAGTTCATCCACGCCGATGACCTGGGGGGCTGGCTGTGGCGTCTTGGCCAGCCAGGCCTGCATGTACTGGGTATCCAGATCTTTGACCGTGTGCTCATGCAGGTGCAGCAGTTCGGCCACGGCCTTGTTCGACATCTCCCGGCACAACGTGCCGACCTGTTGGGCGAACCGGTGGGTATACCGGGGATTCTGCGCCAGCCAATCCAGCCGCTCCACCTTTACTCCCTGACAGCGCGAGCAGGCCACCCGCCGTTGTTCAAACGCCAAGTAGATGCGCCAGCCGACGGCATCGGTATCCCGCACCCGGCGGGTCGTGCGGGCGTAGAAGGTGCGGTGCCGCAGCCCACAGCCCGAGCACACGGCGGTTTTTTTCGCCGGACCAAGATCACCAGCCGGGCGTGGGGATCGCCGAAGATCCCTTGCAGTCGACAGCGGGCGCGGAATCCTGGGAAGGAGAACAGGGCGGAGAGAGTCTGGATACGCGTCATGGGTCCTCCTGGCCACATGCCGGCAGGAGTTTGCCACACTCGTCGGACAAGATTCGAGCGCCAGCCAATCAGGCCAAACCACAAGCTGGCTGCGGGATTGGAGAGGAAGATGCTCTCTCATTTACCCACTCCAATCTGCATAGAGCCGTATAATGTATATGGTAAACCATGCGTCTGTCCCACAGGATCATGCGCAATGGCTCAACCGCTTTGAGGAGCCGGCTTGATCGATCTTTAACTGAATAGAACGGCATGTCAGTCAGGGCTATTACAAGAGGTTGATGGCTAAAGGGTTTGGATGGAAGAAACGAGTGATGAATGGCACGTTCATTTCTAACGATGCCGTCATCCGACGACAATGAACGAACCTCGTTGGCAGGCCATTACGTTGCAAGATCTCGCTCACGCGTGGACATCTCGCGTTGTTGTGATTCGTAATAGCAGGCATCCACATAGAATCGAAACCAGAAGCCCTGTAAGACATGATAAATCAGGCCCGGGATGCCGTCTAAAAATCCCCCCCTGATGACGTACCGTACGAGAAAGTACAAGCCGGGTCGGAGAAACAGCGGAAAGTTCGCATATGCACGAGATCGTAACCATCGCCGTCGCTCAATCGGCGAGCCGATCAACTTCGGTCGGACCGAAACCGGTCGGTTTTCCCGACTTCCACTCAAGAGCTGCCGCGCTTCGAGTTGAGCCCATTGATTGTGTCGTTCTGTCCACAAGAATAATGATGTGGCCGTCATTTCGATCAGATCGACTTCGATCGTGAGTGTCTCGCCGTCCACCAGAAAATGCTGATCGTATTCTCGATCTTCACAGCGCCCACATTGTTTCTTGAATATTCGGCAAATGTACGTCGGGTATATCCCTCCGTATTTGATGTGTCTGCCTCCAAATACGATCTGACGACGGATCACTAAACCGTTGACGTGTCGATTGGCCGCAGAGGCGGCAAAAAATTTTTTCAGTTCGGTGGCCATAGCCGGTGAGATCCGCTCATCGGCATCGACGTGGAAGACCCACTCATTCGAAAGCGGGAGATTGGATTGAGCCCAGTTTCGCTGCCGTGAATAGGTCTCAAATGCGTGACGGTAAATGTGGTTCGTGTACCTGGCGACGATTTCCAGCGTGCGATCGGTACTACCGGAGTCGACAACGAACACTTCGTCCGCCCACGGCACGATTGTGTCCAAGCACGGACCGATATTGTTTTCTTCGTTGTTGGTCATGACAATGACAGAAATGGGAAGCCGTTCATCGGCCATGAAGATACCCTCCTCAGATGCGGTCGATTATCGGCGTGAGGGCACTTCACAACGAAGGGTGAAGGCGTGCTGCCGAATTCGAGTATGAAGTATGTTGGTATGCAAGATGCCCTGTCGCTATTCAGGAAGCCCCGCGCGATCCTTGCCCGTCAGTATCGGGCGTCCGGCTGAAACATCAAGTCTGATGAAATACGTTCAAATTGGGAGTCCTTGTTCCTTGCGATGAAGTTCTCTCATTTTAAGAGCAATCATGTATTCGTACATCGATTGCAGGACGCAGTATGTGAATCCGGGACGTCCATCAAGAAAGCCACCTTTGATGACATAGAGGTAGGTGAACTTCAACAACGAACGGCACGGGAGGCGGAACGACAAATTTTTCAGCGCTTTGCGGCGACTCGCCGTATCTCTGTCGAGTAGGGATGCATCTGATTGAGCGGCACCCTTCAAAACCTTGGCCCCTTCCATGGCTTCAAGTGTGGAGTATTTGTTGTGTTTCTCAAACCACTCACCCAATCCTTTGCTGAAATTGTAGTGAAGAAAATGGTGCACCAGATATCCGTGAGGTCCCTTGATTACAGGAGTCGGATTGACCAAGCGCTCAAATCGAATCTTAGACGGCCTAAAGAATCGCATGATCATTCCGGGCGGCATGGCATGTTTTATCCACCGTCCCATAAAGAAGTTTCTTCTGCCGCAATAATAGGCGACCGTAGATTCGCGTTCATTGGAGGCGATGTTGATGATCTCTTCCTTGAGTCCTTCCGTCATTCTTTCATCTGCGTCCAGATAAAACACCCACTGGTGCTTAAATACGATGTTCTCAAGGGCCCAGTTTTGATGGGCTGCCCAATTGTCAAACGTCCGCTGTACAACGCGAGCGCCTTTTTCTCGGGCAATGGATACCGTTCGATCGACGCTATTGGAGTCAAGCACGACGATATCATCGCACCATTGCACTGAATCCAAACAAGCTCCCAGATTGATCTCTTCATTCAAGGTAAGAATCAGAATGGACACGCTCATTGCTGAGGCTTTCTGGCGATTGCGATCATGGACTTCGCGAGCATCGGAATGCGGCCGATGCGAACAAACGAAATGTCCTCGAATCCCATTTCCTTGAGCAAGGTCCGCAAGGTGCTCATCGACCAGAATTTAATGTGGCCGTAATCCCACAGTGCGGTAAAATGATCGTCCATCTTCCCGGTGAGAGAGAGCGCCAAATTTTTCCAAGAGCCATGGTATGGCGTGGAGATGATCGCCGTCCCTCCGGGGAGCAACAAGTCGCTCACGACTGCGGCGAACTTTCTCGGGAAATAGAGGTGTTCGACGACTTCAAGGCTCAGAACGATGGGGAACTTTCCATAGCGATGGGCTAAATCATCATAAGCCGAGCCGGAAAAAATCTTCAGATGAGGATAATGCTCCTTCGCATTACGAACACCGTCAGGAGAAGGATCTACGCCGGTTATCTCAAACCCGCCCTTCGTCAGTTCATTCGAAACCGAACCGTTCCCACAACCCAATTCAAAGATCCGTTTCTCCTCTTTGGTGGAATTCAAGGTGCTCAGAATTTTAACAACTGCGGGTATCAGGTAGACGTGCGACGCATTGAGTCCGGCATCGGAATAGTCATATCCCCCGCAGTCCGAAGATGTAGCGGTCACGATGGATCCTCCGCAGGGGTTGCCAATCCACACGATAGTTCTCTTTTTCGAATCACTCTTACCGGGTTGCCGGCAACGACCAGCCAAGGTTCAACGTTGCGAATGACCGTTGAGCGCGCACCCACGACCGCTCCTTCACCGATCGTGACGCCGGGGCCGACAAACACATCGGCCGCAACCCAAGCACCAGCCTCAACAATGATGGGAGCTGTGATGAGCGGCATGGTCGGGACGGTATAGTCGTGGCTGGCCGTGCACAGAAAACTGTACTGACTCACGACGGCGTGAGGCCCTAATCGAATCCTGTTGACGGAATAACAATCCACTTTTTCGGACAGACAGCTATGCTCTCCCATCTCCAAATTCCAAGGCGCCCAAATCTTTGCGGAAGGATACGGGTGAGCGTTGATTCCGATCTTTGCTCCGAAAAGCCGAAGAATGAATCGTCTCCAGCCATGAGCTATCCGTGGACTAGGACGATAGAAAATAACCCAAATGATCCCCCACAACACTCGTCCTAGTTGGTTCAAACGAGAATGTGGACTAGGGCAGAAAGATACATCGACGTGCATACGCACCCCTATTTGCCGTGGGCGTCTGTAGCAATTGTTGGGTTTGTTGGAAGGACGAAACCTGAATGTGCCGTCCGACGTCTCCTAACTATGAAATTTTTCGCAAAGGTTTTGATGCTATCGTGTTCATTGCCTTCAGGAAGGTTTCGCACATGCTTTCAATATTAATTTCTGACGATACAATCCGATAGGAGGCTGTACCCATTTCACGTAGCCGAGCAGGATTGGCGAGAGCATCTTCGATAGTGGCTCCCAACAAGACCCAATCATTGGGCTTAATAATCCAGCCGTTCTCAGGTCGCACCAAGTCTGTTTCAGTACCATCTGCTTTGCTCACGATAACCGGCAAGGCATGAGCCATTGCTTCCTGTATGGCGAGTCCACCTGTTC
Proteins encoded in this region:
- a CDS encoding 3-demethylubiquinone-9 3-methyltransferase; protein product: MTATSSDCGGYDYSDAGLNASHVYLIPAVVKILSTLNSTKEEKRIFELGCGNGSVSNELTKGGFEITGVDPSPDGVRNAKEHYPHLKIFSGSAYDDLAHRYGKFPIVLSLEVVEHLYFPRKFAAVVSDLLLPGGTAIISTPYHGSWKNLALSLTGKMDDHFTALWDYGHIKFWSMSTLRTLLKEMGFEDISFVRIGRIPMLAKSMIAIARKPQQ
- a CDS encoding Acetyltransferase, with the translated sequence MHVDVSFCPSPHSRLNQLGRVLWGIIWVIFYRPSPRIAHGWRRFILRLFGAKIGINAHPYPSAKIWAPWNLEMGEHSCLSEKVDCYSVNRIRLGPHAVVSQYSFLCTASHDYTVPTMPLITAPIIVEAGAWVAADVFVGPGVTIGEGAVVGARSTVIRNVEPWLVVAGNPVRVIRKRELSCGLATPAEDPS